The DNA region CTTTGAATCTAACATTTGACAAAGTTTTCAAGATCAGTCACATTGCTTGAGTTCTTGCCCACATTAGTGAAGCCAGAAAGGGTGCTGTCAAGTTTCTCAACGGCCATGGCCAATGCAGTGGTAGCATCATAGGCCCATATTCCAAAAGCATTCAGATTGATATCAACAAGTGTTGGATTGTCTCTTAGGAACTGTCTTTTCCATCTAGCTCTAAAATCAAGAAATTGTTTAGTTCTTGGAATGTAAGGTCTAACGCCCAAGACACCTTCCATGGATTCCATAATTGAAGAGTCCAAGGAGTTGAAGAAATTAGCCATTCCATCGGTGACAATCCAAACATAGCCTTGATCCATCATGCCAATGGTTTTCGCAATGGCGAAGAGACGAGAGCCAAGAAGGGGTGTCATGTGAACGACAAATAATCTAGTTTGCATAGTCATGAGCTTGTAGAGCTCTCTTTCAATGGCATCATCTGTGGCTGAGAAATCAATGGCAGACAAATAAGGAACACGGATGTATGCTTTTTGAAGTGAATTAGTTAACCATGGAATGAGTCCTTCGCCA from Arachis hypogaea cultivar Tifrunner chromosome 10, arahy.Tifrunner.gnm2.J5K5, whole genome shotgun sequence includes:
- the LOC140173081 gene encoding glutamate receptor 2.2-like, whose product is MVKNQAPTTLVLSLFWWFFGVVATVTGQRNKATTLLQTRLVKVGVVLDLGGGMVGKMGSNSIRMCVNDFYDSHPYYKTRLQLILRDSQRDIVTAAAQVVDLLKNEQVEAVIGPVTTMEAMFVINLGDKAHVPIVTFSATSPSLSSLHTPYFFQIAQKDSTQVEAISAIIQAFRWKEVVPIYVDNSYGEGLIPWLTNSLQKAYIRVPYLSAIDFSATDDAIERELYKLMTMQTRLFVVHMTPLLGSRLFAIAKTIGMMDQGYVWIVTDGMANFFNSLDSSIMESMEGVLGVRPYIPRTKQFLDFRARWKRQFLRDNPTLVDINLNAFGIWAYDATTALAMAVEKLDSTLSGFTNVGKNSSNVTDLENFVKC